A single region of the Labrus bergylta chromosome 10, fLabBer1.1, whole genome shotgun sequence genome encodes:
- the LOC109999305 gene encoding isoaspartyl peptidase/L-asparaginase-like — protein MGTVGAVAVDSEGVVACATSTGGMLNKMEGQVGDTPCIGCGGYADNNSGAVSTTGHGEAIMKVVLARLILFYMEQGQSAEAASDSALAYMKSRVDGLGGVVTVDPQGNWVARFSSRQMAWAAAQKDTLHYGLYTGEHFTQSIDEPH, from the exons ATGGGCACAGTCGGGGCCGTGGCAGTGGATAGTGAGGGAGTTGTAGCCTGTGCGACCTCCACTGGTGGGATGCTGAACAAGATGGAGGGTCAGGTGGGGGACACACCCTGCATAG GTTGTGGAGGTTATGCTGACAACAACTCAGGAGCAGTGTCCACTACAGGCCATGGAGAAGCTATCATGAAAGTTGTTTTAGCCAGACTCATCCTGTTCTACATGGagcaag GTCAGTCAGCAGAGGCAGCCAGTGACTCTGCCCTGGCCTACATGAAGTCCAGAGTGGATGGTCTTGGTGGTGTGGTGACGGTGGACCCTCAGGGTAACTGGGTCGCTCGCTTCTCCAGCCGGCAGATGGCGTGGGCTGCAGCCCAGAAAGACACGCTGCACTACGGCCTGTACACTGGAGAACACTTCACACAGAGCATTGACGAGCCACACTGA